The following are encoded together in the Candidatus Glassbacteria bacterium genome:
- a CDS encoding DUF4440 domain-containing protein: protein MSIRSGCMVLFATVIFGTTCQQPVREISPISAEDVAKIKALGPAYDQVSLAGNWDAYNEMFTEDVCIMMPAMPEIRGRTTFKNWIESIGITVTEHKLEFLEIDGYGDLAYARGIYTEAYTIEGVAEPITDAGKTLCILRKQPDGSWRFAYVCTNSSLPPVD from the coding sequence TTGTCGATTCGTAGCGGATGCATGGTATTGTTTGCGACCGTGATCTTTGGTACAACTTGCCAGCAACCGGTTCGGGAAATCAGCCCTATTTCAGCCGAAGACGTAGCAAAGATCAAAGCACTGGGGCCGGCATATGACCAGGTATCTCTGGCTGGAAACTGGGACGCTTACAACGAAATGTTTACAGAAGATGTTTGTATAATGATGCCGGCCATGCCTGAGATCAGAGGACGCACTACTTTTAAAAACTGGATAGAGTCAATCGGTATAACGGTAACCGAACACAAGCTGGAATTCCTTGAAATCGACGGTTATGGAGACCTAGCTTATGCTCGTGGTATTTATACCGAAGCTTATACTATTGAGGGTGTTGCAGAGCCGATAACCGATGCTGGAAAGACGCTGTGTATTTTAAGAAAGCAGCCAGATGGTTCCTGGCGATTCGCATACGTGTGTACCAATTCCAGCCTGCCACCGGTGGACTGA
- a CDS encoding cold-shock protein, producing MRGRVKWYNDVKGYGFIQQVDGEDVFVHYSVIEVDGFRALMEDQEVDYEYSEGPKGLQATRVVPV from the coding sequence ATGCGTGGGCGAGTCAAGTGGTATAACGACGTGAAAGGCTACGGGTTTATCCAGCAGGTTGACGGGGAAGACGTGTTCGTGCATTACTCAGTGATCGAAGTGGATGGATTCCGGGCCTTGATGGAGGATCAGGAAGTGGATTACGAGTACAGTGAAGGACCAAAGGGGTTGCAGGCCACCAGGGTCGTTCCGGTCTGA
- a CDS encoding DMT family transporter, with translation MILKNSPADFTRCRAPFLFVRAFPNMACPVIWGEPSRLLDTGGPMMALVLVSGIIAVAGANSNYYASIKRIGLARSANLALIQPFAATVASFHVFGEILAILQWVFGFVLLAGCALTISIREHQQKLTGIPAAKKPPAA, from the coding sequence ATGATCTTGAAAAACAGCCCGGCAGATTTTACTCGCTGCCGGGCTCCTTTTTTATTCGTCCGCGCTTTCCCGAACATGGCTTGTCCGGTCATCTGGGGCGAACCCTCGCGCCTGCTCGACACAGGTGGGCCGATGATGGCTCTCGTACTGGTCTCCGGGATTATCGCCGTGGCGGGCGCGAACAGTAATTACTACGCATCGATCAAACGAATCGGGTTGGCTCGCAGCGCCAACCTGGCGCTGATCCAACCGTTCGCAGCGACCGTAGCCAGTTTCCATGTCTTCGGTGAAATCCTGGCAATCCTGCAGTGGGTTTTCGGATTCGTGCTGCTGGCCGGGTGCGCCCTGACAATCAGTATTCGCGAACATCAACAGAAATTAACCGGAATTCCCGCTGCAAAAAAGCCCCCTGCCGCTTGA
- a CDS encoding Gfo/Idh/MocA family oxidoreductase has protein sequence MKTTEKEKRAVKKISRRSFLGRAAGAAAGTMALAGTAASYSRVVGANDRIRIGQIGCSDRSAGLRRMLKASMKQDPNLELVSLCDIWSGNLNRAADDAAGLFGNRPKTYKYSEDLLAERDLDAVMVATGDHQHARVMAEVVRAGKDVYCEKPLANTLADAKLARDAVLETGQVAQMGSQWLSCPYQQKVREIIRSGRLGKITKIEQSWNYNGPRWYVPKDRDIAAIREEDTDWERWLLGRPWRPFDPRVYFEFRIFKDFSGGITDQWYSHGSCLAHFFLDTLIPDDTVANGGIFAWHDVRENPDTFQCLSTFQSKEVLYSYSSSYGNYHGDHTVIRGTEGTLYSPGGEGSPRWYFKPEMRSAWGSNVVFDRSSEGEPEAELVSVEGREGELPPINPDDDLSLHTDNWLECIRSRKKPNSSIETGFAHSVAVVMATRAYREGGKIYWDREREELVDSPPKSRRG, from the coding sequence ATGAAAACAACTGAAAAGGAAAAAAGAGCCGTCAAGAAAATCTCCCGCCGCTCTTTCCTGGGCCGGGCCGCCGGTGCGGCGGCCGGGACGATGGCGCTGGCCGGGACAGCCGCCAGCTACAGCCGGGTTGTCGGCGCCAACGACCGGATCCGGATCGGCCAGATCGGCTGCAGCGACCGCTCGGCGGGCCTGCGGCGGATGCTCAAGGCCAGCATGAAGCAGGACCCCAATCTCGAGCTGGTCAGTCTCTGCGACATCTGGAGCGGCAATCTGAACAGGGCTGCCGATGACGCGGCCGGGCTGTTCGGCAACCGTCCGAAAACCTACAAATACTCAGAGGACCTGCTTGCCGAGCGCGATCTGGACGCGGTGATGGTCGCGACCGGCGACCACCAGCACGCGCGCGTGATGGCCGAGGTGGTCCGTGCCGGCAAGGATGTCTACTGCGAAAAACCGCTGGCCAACACGCTGGCCGACGCCAAGCTGGCCCGCGACGCCGTGCTGGAGACCGGACAGGTTGCCCAGATGGGCAGCCAGTGGCTGAGCTGTCCGTACCAGCAGAAAGTGCGCGAGATAATCCGCAGCGGCCGGCTGGGCAAAATCACCAAGATCGAGCAGAGCTGGAACTACAACGGCCCCCGCTGGTATGTCCCCAAGGATCGGGATATCGCGGCGATCCGCGAGGAGGACACCGACTGGGAGCGCTGGCTGCTGGGACGGCCCTGGCGGCCGTTCGACCCCAGGGTCTATTTCGAGTTCCGGATTTTCAAGGATTTCTCCGGCGGGATCACCGACCAGTGGTACAGCCACGGCTCGTGTCTGGCCCATTTTTTCCTCGACACGCTCATCCCCGACGACACGGTTGCCAACGGCGGCATATTCGCCTGGCACGACGTACGCGAGAACCCGGACACGTTCCAGTGCCTGAGCACATTCCAGAGCAAGGAAGTGCTTTACAGCTACAGTTCCTCCTACGGTAACTACCACGGCGACCACACCGTTATCCGCGGGACCGAGGGAACGCTCTACTCGCCCGGCGGCGAGGGCAGCCCGCGCTGGTATTTCAAGCCCGAAATGAGAAGCGCCTGGGGCAGCAACGTGGTGTTCGACCGCAGTTCGGAGGGAGAGCCGGAAGCCGAATTGGTGAGTGTCGAGGGCCGCGAGGGCGAGCTCCCGCCGATCAACCCGGACGACGACCTCAGCCTGCACACGGACAACTGGCTCGAGTGTATCCGCAGCCGCAAGAAGCCCAACAGCAGTATCGAGACAGGGTTCGCCCACTCGGTGGCGGTGGTGATGGCTACCCGCGCCTACCGCGAGGGCGGGAAGATTTACTGGGACAGGGAGCGCGAAGAGCTCGTGGATAGTCCGCCGAAATCGAGGCGGGGATGA
- a CDS encoding dipeptidyl aminopeptidase encodes MRVLLTLILLLAASADSFAQSRTDTLSGAWPVPLTDILTDYLPANQINGGPVVRTRIDDPDAWASKRESIVRRARELLGDAPPVSGPLEVRVIGEQQREGFLQREVTFNSGTGDRINGWLLIPPGASAAGPRPVILAMHSTITPGAKVTVGIERARDNRYYGEELARRGYVVFAPDVISAGERVYEGGEPFDTGPFDRTYPEWSAMGKMLSDHIRSVDFLGTVPEADTSRLGVIGHSLGGYNAFFHQAFDPRVDAAVSSCGFVSLATSAKPFRFARDTWFVHFNDRLRDHLRSGVVPCDLHEVAALCAPRALFNYSARQDHIFPDFWAVAEPLKQVARLYEILGAADRFETVYTDGDHDFPPEIRERAYQWLDRWLGRDW; translated from the coding sequence ATGCGAGTCCTACTTACTCTGATATTGCTGCTGGCAGCCTCTGCGGATTCGTTCGCTCAGAGCCGGACCGACACCCTTAGCGGGGCCTGGCCCGTTCCACTGACCGATATTCTGACTGACTATCTCCCCGCCAACCAGATTAACGGCGGACCGGTAGTCCGCACCCGGATCGATGACCCGGACGCCTGGGCCTCCAAGCGCGAATCGATAGTCCGTCGCGCGCGGGAACTGCTGGGCGACGCTCCGCCGGTAAGCGGGCCGCTGGAGGTAAGAGTTATCGGCGAGCAGCAACGTGAGGGTTTTCTCCAGCGGGAGGTAACGTTCAACAGCGGCACCGGCGACCGGATCAACGGCTGGCTGCTGATTCCTCCCGGCGCAAGTGCCGCCGGCCCCCGTCCGGTTATCCTGGCGATGCACTCGACGATCACTCCGGGCGCGAAAGTAACGGTCGGGATCGAGCGGGCGCGCGACAACCGCTATTACGGCGAGGAACTGGCCCGCAGGGGCTACGTGGTGTTCGCCCCGGACGTTATCTCCGCTGGCGAGAGGGTTTACGAGGGAGGCGAGCCGTTTGACACCGGCCCGTTCGACAGGACTTATCCGGAGTGGTCGGCGATGGGCAAGATGCTCTCCGACCATATCCGCTCGGTCGATTTCCTGGGCACTGTGCCCGAGGCGGACACCTCGCGGCTGGGAGTGATCGGCCACAGCCTGGGCGGTTACAACGCGTTCTTCCACCAGGCGTTCGACCCGCGGGTGGACGCAGCGGTAAGCTCGTGCGGCTTTGTCTCCCTGGCCACCTCGGCAAAACCGTTCCGGTTTGCCCGCGACACCTGGTTCGTCCATTTCAACGACCGGCTGCGCGACCACCTTCGCAGCGGCGTTGTCCCGTGCGACCTCCACGAGGTGGCCGCGCTCTGCGCGCCCCGCGCGCTGTTCAACTACTCGGCTCGTCAGGACCATATTTTCCCGGATTTCTGGGCTGTCGCCGAGCCGCTCAAGCAGGTGGCGCGGCTCTATGAAATCCTGGGCGCGGCGGACAGGTTCGAGACTGTCTACACCGACGGAGACCACGATTTCCCGCCGGAAATCCGCGAACGGGCCTACCAGTGGCTGGACAGATGGCTGGGGCGGGACTGGTGA
- a CDS encoding aminotransferase class V-fold PLP-dependent enzyme — protein MPDKFAQIREKFPITANRVYLNNAAVAPVPPFITEEAKKIFDGYSAVGGELEGQWHRRIAEIRKLVAGLMGCGHGEIFFSKNTSEGLTFAVRGFPWREGDNALSLRGEFPAVTVPLNLLGGLGVELRIVEPRPDNTFSLDDLIAAMDSRTRMLVVSFVEFHTGTRNDMIALGELCRKRGLFFAVDGVQGVGSLVTRVRDWQADLVSVGGHKWMIAGEGVGFCYLNRDKLELLDPVGASWLSLDDPLTFLTGSADPAPFDKPLAPDAGRFEGGTLNIAGIHTLGKSVETMLELGPENIEAHVLGLGSLLVGGLVERGFEVLSPQSSGARSGITCFRPRNEDAKELLRRLRGKKFGLGFPCASIRVSPHYYNNEDDIERLLAALD, from the coding sequence TTGCCCGATAAATTCGCCCAGATACGGGAAAAATTCCCGATAACCGCCAATCGCGTGTACCTCAACAACGCCGCGGTGGCCCCGGTGCCGCCGTTCATCACCGAGGAGGCGAAAAAGATTTTCGACGGCTACTCGGCCGTCGGCGGAGAACTCGAGGGCCAGTGGCACAGGCGGATAGCCGAAATCCGCAAGCTGGTCGCCGGGCTGATGGGCTGTGGGCATGGCGAGATTTTTTTCAGCAAGAATACCTCGGAAGGACTCACGTTCGCCGTCCGCGGGTTCCCGTGGCGCGAGGGAGACAACGCGCTCAGCCTGCGCGGCGAGTTCCCGGCGGTGACTGTCCCGCTCAATCTGCTCGGCGGCCTCGGGGTTGAACTGCGGATTGTCGAGCCGCGGCCGGACAACACGTTCAGCCTCGATGATCTTATCGCCGCCATGGACTCCCGGACCCGGATGCTGGTGGTCTCGTTTGTCGAGTTCCACACCGGCACCCGTAACGACATGATCGCCCTCGGCGAGCTTTGCCGCAAACGCGGGTTGTTTTTCGCGGTCGATGGGGTCCAGGGAGTGGGCTCGCTGGTCACCCGGGTCAGGGACTGGCAGGCCGATCTGGTCAGCGTGGGCGGGCACAAGTGGATGATCGCCGGCGAGGGCGTGGGCTTCTGCTATCTCAACCGGGACAAGCTGGAACTGCTCGACCCGGTGGGTGCGTCATGGCTGAGCCTGGATGATCCGCTGACATTTCTCACCGGCAGCGCCGACCCCGCTCCATTCGACAAACCGCTGGCCCCAGACGCCGGGCGGTTCGAGGGCGGGACGCTGAATATCGCCGGGATCCACACCCTGGGTAAAAGCGTGGAGACCATGCTCGAGCTGGGACCGGAAAATATCGAGGCTCACGTGCTGGGTCTCGGCTCGCTGCTGGTCGGGGGGCTGGTGGAGAGAGGCTTCGAGGTGCTCAGCCCGCAGTCATCCGGTGCGCGCAGCGGGATCACCTGTTTCCGTCCCCGCAACGAGGACGCCAAGGAGTTGCTGCGTCGCTTGCGAGGCAAAAAATTCGGCCTGGGGTTTCCCTGCGCCTCGATCAGGGTCAGTCCCCACTATTATAATAACGAAGATGATATCGAGCGGCTGCTGGCCGCGCTCGACTGA
- a CDS encoding rubrerythrin family protein, with product MVEKGSKTEHNLLAAFAGESQARNRYDMYAVIAEKEGMVQVANLFRETAHNEMWHARRYFNFLPGGMAEITAGYPSDIGTTAENLKSAAAGENEEHTVIYPGMAEIAEQEGYPEVAKQYRQVAGVEVKHEERYLKLLDNVEKGIVFKRDGKVFWKCLECGAVYEAGQAPLRCPTCDNPQAFFELHVVNY from the coding sequence ATGGTCGAGAAGGGATCTAAAACCGAGCACAACCTGCTGGCCGCATTCGCCGGTGAATCGCAGGCTCGCAACCGCTACGACATGTACGCCGTTATCGCCGAGAAGGAAGGTATGGTCCAGGTCGCGAACCTGTTCCGCGAAACGGCCCACAACGAGATGTGGCACGCGCGCCGCTATTTCAACTTCCTGCCGGGAGGCATGGCCGAGATCACCGCGGGTTACCCGAGCGATATCGGCACCACGGCCGAGAACCTCAAGTCCGCCGCGGCCGGCGAGAACGAGGAGCACACGGTGATCTACCCCGGCATGGCCGAAATAGCCGAGCAGGAGGGCTACCCGGAGGTGGCCAAGCAGTACCGGCAAGTGGCCGGCGTGGAAGTCAAGCACGAGGAGCGCTACCTCAAGCTGCTGGACAATGTCGAGAAGGGGATCGTTTTCAAGCGCGACGGCAAGGTGTTCTGGAAGTGCCTGGAGTGCGGCGCTGTTTACGAGGCCGGCCAGGCTCCCCTGCGCTGCCCGACCTGCGACAACCCGCAGGCCTTTTTCGAGCTGCATGTCGTCAACTATTAA
- a CDS encoding N-acetylmuramoyl-L-alanine amidase, with translation MITSFRKSVIKPALIGFCLLVSYFCTGLLRAADTDSREAGAEQYVTVRMGGSLWNTLIDNGVDPTQWRYIFEFNRERNPAFARITSAKRIPRGVTIYIPFESEGDSPIRRRQPARPRSSTVQDTVKFHGDEPFLKIKTGRGQSLSNVVRQFCMPEWSGDKRLRESMVRTISSDIRDIYRRAGEVFSYRSAVIHVPLYLTEEHYNSLADRHSSLNSSPESYVARERIYPLGERDIKHTAAPGETYADLAGRYVAPASEWPSTYTFHDDPERHARYLAQQIRHYNMNQPLWPGKLYYIPSYLLNNRYVLSKPVVGLKKKTKNKLVYDNGLEISLSHHVTRRKTYYRRRQKYLPPLKRQFGDGSAAYPDMIIWHRTGIEPEVEEALREKKRSQFSLNYIYRMAVTNFYIDESGNCFLVVDPDKNPRDHSGSPADYRCFWNGQNRVSDVSIGIEIEAGFTSVITAAQLETARKLQQVIRSIYIIPDERVLDHRKVATRRGPGNMLLRGRKADGLTASERRAIGIAPVLDPDVLRGLVLPNLNEISSRRADSTDFWYKVEIDPDLVATARRAGWRLDGRIWTSPSPGFPDRESIQSSFD, from the coding sequence ATGATAACAAGTTTCCGCAAAAGCGTGATAAAGCCCGCACTGATCGGTTTCTGTCTGCTGGTGTCTTATTTCTGCACCGGTTTACTCCGGGCTGCGGACACCGACAGCCGGGAAGCCGGGGCAGAGCAATATGTTACGGTCCGGATGGGCGGCAGCCTGTGGAACACCCTGATCGACAACGGCGTCGACCCTACCCAGTGGCGCTACATCTTCGAATTCAACCGCGAACGCAACCCCGCTTTCGCCAGAATCACCAGCGCCAAACGTATTCCGCGCGGAGTGACGATTTACATCCCGTTCGAGTCCGAGGGCGACAGCCCGATCCGCCGCCGTCAGCCGGCCCGGCCCAGGAGCAGCACTGTTCAGGATACCGTGAAGTTCCACGGCGATGAGCCGTTCCTGAAAATCAAGACGGGACGAGGCCAGAGCCTGAGCAACGTTGTCCGGCAGTTTTGCATGCCGGAGTGGAGCGGTGATAAGCGGCTGCGCGAGAGCATGGTACGCACGATCAGCAGCGATATCCGCGACATCTACCGCCGCGCCGGCGAGGTTTTCAGCTACCGCTCCGCTGTAATCCACGTGCCGCTGTATTTGACCGAGGAGCACTATAACTCCCTGGCCGACAGGCACTCCAGCCTGAACTCGTCGCCCGAGAGCTACGTTGCCCGCGAGCGGATTTACCCGCTCGGCGAGCGCGATATCAAACATACAGCCGCCCCCGGCGAAACGTACGCCGACCTGGCCGGGCGCTATGTGGCTCCGGCCTCCGAGTGGCCGTCGACCTATACTTTCCACGACGACCCGGAGCGTCACGCCCGCTATCTCGCCCAGCAGATTCGCCACTATAACATGAACCAGCCGCTGTGGCCCGGTAAGTTATATTATATACCATCTTATCTGCTGAACAACCGTTACGTGCTTTCCAAGCCGGTTGTCGGGCTGAAGAAAAAAACCAAGAATAAGCTGGTGTACGACAATGGCCTGGAAATCAGTCTCAGCCACCATGTCACCCGCCGCAAGACATATTACCGCCGCCGGCAGAAATACCTTCCTCCGCTCAAGCGCCAGTTCGGTGACGGCAGCGCGGCATACCCGGATATGATTATCTGGCACCGGACGGGGATCGAGCCGGAAGTGGAAGAGGCCCTGCGCGAGAAAAAACGCAGCCAGTTCAGTCTCAACTATATCTACCGCATGGCGGTGACTAACTTTTATATCGACGAGTCGGGTAACTGTTTCCTGGTGGTTGACCCGGACAAGAACCCCCGCGACCACTCGGGCAGCCCGGCCGACTACCGCTGTTTCTGGAACGGACAGAACCGGGTCAGTGACGTCTCGATCGGTATCGAGATCGAGGCCGGGTTCACCAGCGTGATTACCGCCGCCCAGCTCGAAACAGCGCGCAAGCTCCAGCAGGTGATCCGCTCGATCTACATCATCCCCGACGAACGCGTGCTGGATCATCGCAAGGTGGCCACCCGGCGCGGACCGGGCAATATGCTGCTCCGCGGACGCAAGGCCGACGGGCTTACCGCCAGTGAGCGCAGGGCGATCGGTATCGCACCCGTGCTCGACCCCGACGTCCTGCGCGGGCTGGTGCTGCCCAACCTCAACGAAATCTCCAGCCGCCGGGCGGACAGCACCGACTTCTGGTACAAGGTCGAGATCGACCCGGATCTGGTGGCCACCGCCCGCCGGGCAGGATGGAGGCTCGACGGCCGTATCTGGACCAGTCCCTCACCGGGATTCCCGGACCGCGAGTCGATTCAATCGTCGTTTGATTGA
- a CDS encoding ATPase yields MAILADFGTSWTKIIDTGSGQRKISRTKDLVDFTAELATGHNTRKRAERSVNELIALGDGSLQLVDDKQFTVLDVGSRDVKYVCFADGRISEMNWSAKCGAMTGFTLELILDYFEVDPAAVETGDSVMGITCGVLGMEQLFEQIAGGGSAERAVANFTRGLAVNAYRFIGQPKRFYLSGGMCDNPLFMRSFPEGVEVLPLGRFVLVEGLRKELASHES; encoded by the coding sequence ATGGCGATCCTGGCGGACTTCGGCACGTCCTGGACCAAGATCATTGACACCGGCAGCGGTCAGAGGAAAATATCCCGGACCAAGGACCTGGTGGATTTCACCGCCGAGCTGGCGACCGGACATAATACCCGCAAGCGGGCGGAAAGGAGTGTCAACGAGTTGATTGCTCTGGGCGATGGGTCATTGCAACTCGTTGATGACAAACAGTTTACGGTGCTCGATGTCGGCTCCCGGGATGTAAAATACGTCTGTTTCGCCGACGGCCGGATCAGCGAGATGAACTGGTCGGCCAAGTGCGGAGCGATGACCGGCTTTACCCTGGAACTGATCCTCGATTATTTCGAGGTGGACCCGGCAGCAGTGGAAACCGGGGACAGCGTGATGGGGATCACCTGCGGGGTGCTGGGCATGGAGCAGCTGTTCGAACAGATCGCCGGGGGCGGGTCGGCGGAACGGGCGGTGGCGAATTTCACCCGCGGCCTGGCGGTCAACGCATACCGCTTCATCGGGCAGCCGAAGCGGTTCTACCTCTCGGGCGGGATGTGCGACAACCCGTTGTTCATGCGCTCGTTCCCCGAGGGGGTCGAGGTGCTGCCTCTGGGCAGGTTCGTTCTGGTGGAGGGACTCAGGAAGGAGTTAGCCAGCCATGAGTCATGA
- the mnmE gene encoding tRNA uridine-5-carboxymethylaminomethyl(34) synthesis GTPase MnmE has product MRQDEDLTGRGTCMDETIVALSTACGLGAVAVVRLSGPDSWAVARGMVAERKKFDSLAERGMALFDLVNRDGERIDRALAVKFAGPRSYTGEDIVEFHCHGGLAVSSAVIDTARRGGARNATAGEFTRRAFLNGRLDLVQAEAVDNLIHARTEDGRRAALAGLDSDLGGRVERMRASLLDIRSELEYRIDFPDEAGREHSPERIDIFISKTISSLDSLLAGAERALIVSRGAVTVIAGAPNVGKSSLFNRLLDEERSIVTGSPGTTRDAVERETVLDGRLIRLVDTAGLRDGGEEAEKIGVEYGRKYIAGSDVVVFVHEAGADFARAEKSFLAEHGDKKLVRVLNKIDLQPDGASPPDGYLPVSAKTGEGLDRLKQAIAGAVENTGSGPGDSGSMVTSLRQKKLLEEARELLEAIETANPPELIAADIGEVCDRLGEITGRIAGEDVLDSIFSRFCIGK; this is encoded by the coding sequence ATGCGCCAGGATGAGGATCTGACAGGGCGGGGAACTTGCATGGACGAAACTATTGTGGCGCTTTCCACCGCCTGCGGGCTTGGCGCTGTCGCGGTTGTCAGGCTCAGCGGTCCTGATTCCTGGGCTGTAGCCCGCGGGATGGTCGCCGAGAGAAAAAAATTCGACAGCCTGGCCGAACGCGGGATGGCGCTGTTCGACCTGGTCAACCGCGACGGGGAACGGATCGACCGGGCGCTGGCGGTAAAATTCGCCGGGCCGCGCAGCTACACGGGCGAGGATATTGTGGAGTTTCACTGCCACGGCGGCCTGGCGGTCAGCTCGGCGGTGATCGACACGGCCCGCCGCGGGGGAGCACGCAACGCCACGGCCGGCGAGTTCACCCGGCGGGCGTTCCTCAACGGCCGTCTGGACCTGGTCCAGGCCGAGGCTGTGGACAACCTGATCCACGCCCGCACGGAAGATGGACGCAGGGCCGCGCTGGCCGGGCTTGACAGCGACCTGGGCGGCCGCGTGGAGCGGATGCGCGCCTCCCTGCTCGATATTCGTTCCGAACTCGAATACAGGATTGATTTCCCGGACGAAGCCGGCCGGGAACACTCTCCCGAACGAATCGATATTTTTATCAGCAAGACAATCTCCAGCCTGGACAGCCTGCTGGCGGGAGCCGAGCGCGCCCTGATTGTCTCGCGCGGGGCGGTTACTGTTATCGCCGGGGCGCCCAATGTCGGCAAAAGCTCACTGTTCAACCGTCTGCTCGACGAGGAGCGCTCGATAGTAACCGGCTCGCCCGGCACCACCCGCGACGCGGTTGAGCGGGAAACTGTCCTGGACGGGCGGCTGATAAGGCTGGTGGACACCGCCGGACTCAGAGATGGCGGCGAAGAGGCCGAGAAAATCGGGGTGGAGTACGGCAGGAAGTATATTGCCGGCAGCGATGTGGTGGTCTTTGTCCACGAGGCCGGTGCTGATTTCGCGCGGGCCGAAAAGTCATTTCTGGCCGAGCACGGGGACAAAAAACTGGTGCGGGTGCTCAATAAAATCGATCTCCAGCCGGACGGGGCATCTCCGCCCGACGGCTATCTCCCGGTCTCCGCTAAAACCGGCGAGGGCCTAGACCGGCTTAAACAGGCGATTGCAGGCGCTGTTGAAAATACCGGCAGCGGGCCGGGTGATTCAGGATCGATGGTAACGAGCCTTCGGCAGAAAAAGCTGCTGGAGGAAGCGCGCGAGCTGCTCGAGGCTATCGAGACGGCAAACCCGCCTGAGCTGATCGCCGCGGATATCGGCGAGGTTTGCGACCGCCTGGGTGAGATCACCGGGCGGATCGCCGGCGAGGACGTGCTGGATTCGATATTCTCCAGGTTCTGTATCGGCAAGTAG